A part of Streptomyces sp. NBC_01210 genomic DNA contains:
- a CDS encoding flavin reductase family protein, giving the protein MTSARPVRTVSPVGWEQLFDEPGPDSALCLGLYAKLVAGVSVVTAQGASGPAGMTVSALTSLSAQPPLLLACLRSGSRTLEVIRTQGVFAVHLLKPAQRERAVRFADPATGAAQRFAGAAVRSVLGVPVFDDALAWSVCLVEDLRAYGDHHAVVGRVAAAQVGTGEPLLWHNREFRAIADGRPPAT; this is encoded by the coding sequence ATGACGTCAGCTCGTCCCGTTCGGACCGTGTCCCCGGTCGGCTGGGAACAACTCTTCGACGAGCCGGGGCCTGATAGTGCACTGTGCCTCGGCCTCTACGCAAAACTGGTTGCCGGCGTCTCGGTTGTCACCGCCCAGGGCGCGTCAGGTCCCGCGGGGATGACAGTCTCGGCCCTGACCTCCCTCTCCGCGCAGCCACCACTTCTGCTTGCCTGCCTGCGGAGCGGTTCGCGCACGCTTGAGGTGATCCGGACCCAGGGTGTGTTCGCCGTACATCTGCTGAAGCCGGCACAGCGGGAACGGGCGGTACGGTTCGCCGACCCCGCGACCGGCGCCGCCCAGCGGTTCGCCGGCGCAGCGGTCCGCTCCGTGCTCGGGGTTCCGGTGTTCGACGACGCGCTGGCATGGTCGGTGTGCCTGGTGGAGGATTTGCGCGCGTACGGCGACCATCACGCGGTGGTGGGGCGCGTCGCGGCCGCCCAGGTCGGGACGGGTGAGCCCCTGTTGTGGCACAACAGGGAATTCAGAGCGATCGCCGATGGGAGACCACCCGCCACGTGA
- a CDS encoding NPCBM/NEW2 domain-containing protein — MKRTALHAEQASDEALVAEIRFDVKGVSTAIGLQARGHRLLWVRRPGGRAYAELHRRHRDAVRDYAQLYCAAPGYAEDLVSAVFSQAALTSSGSHDPVFRITLLQSVLKVATEWAGTPRRELLDEEFLQWVAFNEDLGIDAVPVDDTQALVLRMFYAAPGRAQVALWHTVTEGESPDLVGLLLGANSSDVASFGDVARRSLREAILQEYMSRATAPGCRYFAAHMDFAVRDTGENRPREFADHLAGCVQCEEIFGLLTRMPRTLQCLLPIAVLRWRGADYAELRRSDRSPAPTFRRKRTLTARIVVPSLALVSIGVVSLLGYSALRPDPVRRPSASPPSLPGSSASPSRSSVPIPASPSRPRLAGPSVDLEVSSGKNLLTLTGRLSKFTSKVSALGAEAALNVSVDLTGPAGWEAHATSKAFRAKLTGGKSLSTAWEITAPRSAAPGPYTLTLTATYQSPAGSRVSRQMPLIAQLGTPPAGNSRLSDLIPKSSFNGWGPLEKNTSNGEFVKGDGKPMTIDGEVFRSGLGVHAPSTVEYYLGGRCSRVTARVGLDDEAEGQGSVAFEIWVDGKKGAATGILRGRTSPQRMTADVDGAESVLLVVSNGDDDNDIDHADWADPMITCRAPQ, encoded by the coding sequence ATGAAGAGAACCGCCCTGCACGCCGAGCAGGCCTCGGACGAAGCCCTCGTGGCTGAAATCCGTTTCGATGTCAAAGGTGTCTCGACAGCCATCGGCCTGCAGGCCCGGGGGCACAGGTTGCTCTGGGTCAGACGCCCGGGCGGCAGGGCCTACGCCGAGCTTCACCGACGGCACCGCGACGCCGTGCGGGACTACGCCCAGCTCTACTGCGCCGCTCCCGGCTATGCAGAGGATCTCGTCTCGGCCGTCTTCAGCCAAGCCGCCCTCACCTCATCGGGCAGCCATGACCCTGTCTTTCGGATCACCCTGCTCCAGAGCGTTTTGAAGGTCGCCACGGAGTGGGCGGGGACGCCGCGCCGCGAGCTGCTGGACGAAGAGTTCCTTCAGTGGGTTGCCTTCAACGAGGATCTTGGGATCGACGCAGTACCTGTCGACGACACTCAGGCTCTTGTGCTTCGCATGTTCTACGCAGCCCCAGGGCGAGCTCAGGTGGCGCTGTGGCACACAGTGACCGAGGGAGAATCGCCAGACCTCGTGGGGCTGCTTCTGGGGGCTAACAGCTCCGATGTAGCCTCATTCGGCGATGTGGCCCGAAGATCGCTTCGCGAGGCCATTCTTCAGGAGTACATGTCGCGGGCGACAGCTCCGGGCTGCCGGTATTTCGCGGCCCACATGGACTTTGCGGTACGTGACACCGGGGAGAACCGCCCCAGAGAATTCGCCGATCACCTTGCCGGATGCGTTCAGTGCGAAGAGATCTTCGGGCTTCTGACCCGGATGCCGCGAACGCTCCAGTGTCTGCTGCCCATCGCAGTGCTCCGGTGGCGGGGAGCGGATTATGCCGAACTACGCCGCTCGGACCGCAGCCCCGCACCCACCTTCCGGCGGAAGCGCACCCTCACCGCGCGCATCGTTGTCCCATCCTTGGCCCTCGTCAGCATCGGCGTGGTGTCCCTTCTCGGCTACTCCGCACTACGGCCGGATCCGGTTCGGAGGCCTTCTGCCTCACCGCCGTCCCTCCCTGGCTCTTCTGCGTCGCCATCCCGCTCTTCCGTGCCGATCCCCGCCAGCCCTTCAAGGCCGCGGCTAGCTGGTCCTTCCGTCGACCTGGAGGTGAGCAGCGGCAAGAACCTGCTGACGCTGACCGGGCGCCTGTCGAAATTCACCTCGAAAGTCTCCGCCTTGGGGGCCGAGGCCGCTCTGAACGTCTCCGTGGACCTGACGGGCCCCGCAGGGTGGGAGGCGCATGCGACATCCAAGGCTTTTCGGGCCAAGCTCACCGGCGGCAAGAGCCTCTCGACCGCCTGGGAGATCACCGCCCCTCGGTCCGCGGCGCCCGGTCCGTACACACTGACTCTTACGGCGACTTATCAGTCTCCAGCGGGCAGTAGGGTCTCCCGGCAGATGCCGTTGATCGCTCAGTTGGGAACGCCGCCGGCCGGCAACTCGCGTCTCAGCGATCTCATTCCCAAGAGCTCCTTCAACGGCTGGGGCCCCCTCGAGAAGAACACGAGCAACGGCGAATTCGTGAAGGGCGACGGAAAGCCCATGACAATCGACGGTGAGGTGTTCCGCAGCGGACTGGGTGTCCATGCACCGAGCACCGTCGAGTACTACCTCGGCGGCCGGTGCTCGAGGGTCACCGCCCGCGTGGGTCTCGACGATGAAGCGGAGGGCCAAGGCTCGGTCGCCTTCGAGATCTGGGTAGACGGCAAGAAGGGGGCGGCAACAGGCATCCTGAGGGGCCGAACGTCGCCGCAGCGGATGACAGCCGATGTGGACGGCGCGGAGTCCGTCCTCCTTGTGGTCAGCAACGGCGACGACGACAACGATATTGATCACGCCGACTGGGCGGATCCCATGATCACCTGCCGCGCACCGCAGTGA
- a CDS encoding transposase, which produces MRANPTRQHRDRDGFSRDDFLIDFEHRQVTCPQGQTSRSWYGPYPTSSPQAAPLSVVKFAKSQCGPCPVRTRCTSSRAASRSVGFPPKDLLDLQKRARTEQDSPERRRTYAVRSGIEGMINEFAHGHEMRRCRYRGLDKTHVQHVLTAIAVNIERLSSQHPPEETRPQRPPRPPTAFQRHLDQQGIPRPRSRRFIGG; this is translated from the coding sequence GTGCGCGCCAACCCCACCCGCCAGCACCGCGACCGGGACGGCTTCAGCCGGGACGACTTCCTCATCGACTTCGAGCACCGGCAGGTGACCTGCCCGCAGGGCCAGACCAGCCGCAGCTGGTACGGCCCGTATCCGACGTCTTCACCCCAGGCTGCACCGCTGAGCGTGGTCAAGTTCGCCAAGAGCCAGTGCGGACCGTGCCCCGTCCGCACGCGGTGCACCAGTTCCCGCGCGGCCTCACGCAGCGTCGGGTTTCCCCCCAAGGACCTGCTCGACCTGCAGAAGCGTGCGCGCACCGAGCAGGACAGCCCCGAACGCCGCCGGACCTACGCGGTCAGGTCTGGTATCGAGGGCATGATCAACGAGTTCGCGCACGGCCACGAGATGCGGCGATGCCGCTACCGCGGCCTCGACAAGACCCACGTCCAGCACGTCCTCACCGCCATCGCGGTCAACATCGAACGACTCAGCAGCCAGCACCCACCGGAAGAAACACGCCCTCAACGCCCTCCCCGACCGCCGACCGCGTTTCAGAGGCATCTGGACCAGCAGGGCATCCCCCGGCCACGGTCCAGGCGATTCATCGGCGGCTGA
- a CDS encoding transposase: protein MYVARWFMSVRPRPGEQVPSLTAQVARASNPGGTTAMWVRDRLDGLWRDEDFTAWYPRDGRPGLSPAQLATVSVLQFLCNLSDRQAAEAVRCRIDFKYALALPLDDPGFHHSVLSDFRDRLADGGRADLLLDLALRRLREAGLVKERGRQRNDSTHIVAAVRDLTRLELVTEAIRAALEELARTAPQELAGLVTE, encoded by the coding sequence ATGTACGTCGCGAGGTGGTTCATGTCCGTCCGTCCCCGTCCCGGTGAGCAGGTCCCGTCTCTGACCGCGCAGGTCGCACGGGCCAGCAATCCGGGCGGGACGACGGCGATGTGGGTGCGCGACCGGCTCGATGGGCTATGGCGGGACGAGGACTTTACGGCCTGGTACCCGCGCGACGGCAGGCCCGGGTTATCGCCGGCCCAACTGGCTACCGTCAGCGTGTTGCAGTTCCTGTGCAACCTGTCGGATCGTCAGGCCGCCGAGGCTGTGCGCTGCCGGATCGACTTCAAGTACGCCCTCGCCCTGCCCCTGGACGATCCGGGCTTCCATCACAGTGTGCTGTCCGACTTCCGTGATCGGCTTGCCGACGGCGGTCGTGCCGACCTCCTGCTGGACCTCGCCCTTAGGCGGCTGCGGGAGGCCGGGCTGGTGAAGGAGCGGGGGCGCCAGCGCAACGATTCCACCCACATCGTGGCAGCCGTGCGTGACCTGACCCGCCTGGAGTTGGTAACCGAGGCCATACGCGCGGCCCTGGAAGAACTTGCCCGCACCGCCCCGCAAGAGCTCGCCGGACTGGTCACCGAGTAA
- a CDS encoding transposase family protein, with product MHCQGVHSKGSASMKALVLTDERGLFCGEVRAGSVADITQARDAGLVDLLADTIDLQILADAGYQGLAAQTYGQVVTPPRKRRGKHLEHLQWLMAHHEAALFAHSSARIPVEHGIAHLKNWRALARHHTRRDNLPDTIRAAAGLLTDQQATQHTKALALHTAKT from the coding sequence ATCCATTGTCAGGGTGTCCACTCCAAAGGTTCAGCCTCAATGAAAGCCCTCGTCCTCACCGATGAACGCGGACTGTTCTGCGGCGAGGTGCGGGCCGGATCGGTTGCCGACATCACCCAAGCCCGCGATGCCGGCCTGGTCGACCTCCTCGCCGACACCATCGACCTGCAGATCCTCGCCGATGCCGGCTACCAGGGACTCGCAGCACAGACCTACGGCCAGGTCGTCACACCACCACGAAAACGCCGCGGCAAACACCTCGAACATCTGCAATGGCTCATGGCCCACCACGAAGCCGCCCTCTTCGCCCACTCCTCAGCACGCATCCCCGTTGAACACGGCATCGCCCACCTCAAGAACTGGCGAGCCCTCGCCCGACACCACACCCGCCGGGACAACCTCCCCGACACCATCCGCGCAGCAGCCGGCCTCCTGACCGACCAACAAGCAACCCAACACACCAAGGCACTCGCACTGCACACCGCAAAGACGTGA
- a CDS encoding ABC transporter ATP-binding protein gives MSSAAPSPSPARTPRNRPVARAVALSKTHGRGKGRVVALDEVSLQFNQAELTAIMGASGSGKSTLLHCMAGLDIISSGSVYIGDTELSTLSERQLTRLRRDRIGFIFQTLALLPSLSAAENITLPMDAAGRQPDPVWVSEVVASLRLTDRLHQRPAELSHSQQQRVMCAQALASKPEIVFVDDPTANLDSRAAREVLRLLQGSVRRLRQTVVMVTHDPVTASCADRIVHLADGHIVDEVVNAHDRTHMREMAHQIAQSY, from the coding sequence ATGTCTTCCGCCGCACCATCTCCATCACCTGCCCGAACGCCGCGGAACCGGCCCGTTGCCCGTGCTGTCGCTCTGAGCAAGACCCACGGTCGCGGCAAGGGCAGAGTTGTCGCCCTGGACGAAGTCTCTCTTCAGTTCAACCAGGCCGAGCTCACTGCGATCATGGGAGCGTCCGGATCCGGGAAGTCCACCCTCCTGCACTGCATGGCAGGTCTGGACATCATCTCCTCCGGCTCCGTCTACATCGGAGACACAGAGCTGTCCACACTCAGCGAACGGCAGCTCACCCGACTACGTCGGGACAGAATCGGCTTCATATTCCAGACACTCGCTCTGCTCCCCAGCCTGTCTGCAGCCGAGAACATCACCCTTCCGATGGATGCGGCCGGCAGGCAACCCGATCCCGTGTGGGTATCGGAAGTCGTGGCCTCCCTGAGGCTCACCGACCGGCTCCACCAACGCCCGGCCGAACTGTCCCACAGCCAGCAGCAGCGGGTGATGTGCGCCCAGGCGCTCGCATCGAAGCCGGAAATCGTCTTCGTCGACGACCCCACGGCCAATCTGGACTCCAGGGCCGCCCGAGAAGTCCTTCGCCTTTTGCAAGGCAGCGTAAGACGTCTACGGCAGACAGTCGTCATGGTCACCCACGACCCCGTCACTGCCTCCTGCGCCGACCGCATTGTCCACCTCGCCGACGGCCACATCGTCGACGAAGTGGTCAACGCCCACGACCGCACACACATGCGGGAGATGGCCCACCAGATCGCACAGAGCTACTGA
- a CDS encoding mannosyltransferase family protein: protein MLNSGDREVLWLYALTRLGLWITAYCVRWLFAGNSEAQDPSAVLAPWQQWDWWHYVRIARDGYFPGRAGPGNPDWDNREAFFPGFPLTLRATHVVVPNWAFAGLLISLLSGAVAVLALARIAQRCSPCEGVGSRVVFLFLLSPCAVFLAAGYTEALFLALALPAWLAGMRRDWPLAAVLTTLSTTVRISGLFLAASLLVRFLLTQRRQHEWSSLPWLAAPLLPVGAFSWYLHRRTGDWMAWKHAQERGWHRTLHAPWEAWQHTWQAAFSGTQTAAYAVVCQAELLAMTAGVLLVAVLSIRRDWAEATYIAISMAALGTSYWYTSIARGTLIWWPLWVLLGVWSLKRPRVTTVYVCAVAPLTTVFAVTFLSGRWAG, encoded by the coding sequence GTGCTGAATTCCGGCGACCGGGAGGTCTTGTGGCTGTACGCGCTGACTCGGCTGGGCTTGTGGATCACGGCCTATTGTGTCCGTTGGTTGTTCGCCGGGAACTCCGAGGCTCAAGATCCCTCCGCGGTTCTGGCGCCGTGGCAGCAGTGGGATTGGTGGCACTACGTGCGTATAGCGCGCGACGGCTACTTCCCGGGCCGCGCGGGACCGGGGAATCCCGACTGGGACAACAGGGAGGCGTTCTTTCCAGGCTTTCCCCTCACGTTGCGCGCGACTCACGTCGTAGTTCCCAACTGGGCATTCGCGGGGCTGTTGATTTCCTTGCTTTCCGGGGCAGTTGCCGTGTTGGCTCTCGCTCGCATCGCCCAGCGTTGTTCGCCGTGTGAGGGTGTCGGATCACGCGTCGTCTTCTTGTTCTTGCTGTCGCCATGTGCAGTGTTTTTGGCCGCCGGTTACACGGAGGCGCTGTTCCTCGCGCTGGCCCTGCCTGCTTGGCTGGCCGGCATGCGGCGTGATTGGCCTCTCGCGGCGGTGCTGACCACGCTTTCCACGACCGTGCGGATCAGCGGTTTGTTCCTTGCGGCGTCGCTCCTGGTGCGTTTTCTCCTCACTCAGCGACGGCAACATGAATGGTCATCGTTGCCGTGGCTGGCGGCACCCCTTCTGCCTGTTGGCGCCTTCAGTTGGTATCTGCATAGGCGCACTGGGGATTGGATGGCGTGGAAGCATGCGCAAGAGCGCGGCTGGCACCGCACACTCCACGCTCCCTGGGAAGCTTGGCAGCACACCTGGCAGGCGGCCTTCTCAGGCACGCAAACCGCCGCCTATGCCGTCGTGTGCCAGGCAGAGCTTCTTGCAATGACGGCGGGAGTCCTTCTCGTGGCTGTTCTGTCCATACGTCGTGACTGGGCTGAGGCCACTTACATCGCAATCAGCATGGCGGCCTTGGGTACTTCGTACTGGTACACCTCGATCGCCAGGGGCACGCTCATCTGGTGGCCGCTGTGGGTCCTCCTGGGGGTCTGGAGTCTGAAACGGCCAAGGGTCACGACCGTCTACGTCTGTGCCGTGGCCCCTCTGACCACCGTCTTCGCCGTCACGTTTCTGTCAGGCCGATGGGCAGGTTGA
- a CDS encoding IS3 family transposase — MESMGKKKPRPRRSFTPEFKAEIVELCRRGDRSVGQIAKDFDLTETAVRLWVSQAEVDAGERDGLTSSDREELAALRRENRRLREDVDILKRATAFFAKEDPVTVHPFIEAEKRDGHNVKRACELLQVSRTAFYARRTGSPGPRAVRDAELTEKITEVHEGSRGTYGVPRVHAVLQRQGEECGRRRIARLMRNAGLCKAGTADDAS, encoded by the coding sequence ATGGAGAGCATGGGGAAGAAGAAGCCTCGGCCTCGCCGTTCGTTCACGCCGGAGTTCAAGGCCGAGATCGTCGAGCTGTGCCGTCGTGGTGACCGCTCGGTCGGTCAGATCGCCAAGGACTTCGACCTGACCGAGACCGCGGTGCGGCTGTGGGTCAGCCAGGCCGAGGTCGACGCAGGCGAACGCGATGGCCTAACCAGCAGTGACCGCGAGGAGTTGGCCGCGTTGCGCCGGGAGAACCGTCGGCTGCGCGAGGACGTCGACATCCTCAAGCGGGCCACGGCTTTCTTCGCGAAGGAGGATCCGGTGACGGTGCACCCGTTCATCGAGGCGGAGAAGCGAGACGGTCACAACGTCAAGCGCGCGTGTGAACTGCTGCAGGTCTCCCGAACCGCCTTCTACGCCCGCCGCACCGGCAGCCCCGGCCCTCGGGCGGTCCGCGACGCCGAGCTGACCGAGAAGATCACCGAGGTTCATGAGGGGTCCCGCGGGACCTACGGCGTCCCGCGAGTCCACGCCGTCCTTCAGCGACAAGGCGAGGAATGCGGACGGCGCCGCATCGCCCGACTGATGCGCAACGCCGGACTGTGCAAGGCCGGCACCGCAGACGACGCCAGCTGA
- a CDS encoding alpha/beta hydrolase, with protein sequence MIQNESRAGCPIPFPSDPGASSGASSRRKARHRIERSSTKRKISFAVAITVGAATLIPLALPASAQRGEAASGIIWKPCTDTPSIQCGTLTLPVDRRKPAKTFDMAVARHQATNSAERLGVLFINPGGPGASGVNFVSTAMDVFPAKILERFDIVGFDPRGIGASQPIMCGNAAVLEAPRSQAEFQRLTNANLALRQDCRNRNGSLFDHADTLNVVQDMDALRAALGEKKINYYGISYGTLIGQQYAQKYGKHVRSMVLDSNMDHSLTAQDLAATSASAVEDSLKKFARWCEVTPVCALHGRKVLPHWNKLLAAADRGQLLTKEGDSVSEYDVLTEAYSDLADAKWSELAAWLEPLRIGDADRKPSPASPDNRQDGQPDLNGRLAVFCQDWNLPIRNYHDWKTLVDAERAAAPHARYSTEMREALLGCIGWPQHVNNPQRPLRLGHDAPTILLINSHHDSTTGHTWASGVNRQAPQKTRLLTYEGSGHGAYHRSKCTRAAVDAYLLKGKLPQQGATCPAE encoded by the coding sequence ATGATCCAGAATGAATCCCGGGCCGGATGCCCGATCCCCTTCCCCAGCGACCCTGGCGCGTCCTCTGGCGCAAGCAGTAGGCGCAAGGCCCGCCACCGGATCGAACGGTCCAGCACCAAGCGCAAGATATCCTTCGCGGTCGCGATCACGGTCGGTGCGGCCACACTCATCCCCTTGGCTCTTCCTGCCTCCGCCCAGCGCGGCGAAGCGGCCAGCGGCATCATCTGGAAGCCGTGCACCGACACGCCCTCTATCCAATGCGGCACGCTCACCCTCCCCGTCGACCGACGCAAGCCCGCGAAGACTTTCGACATGGCCGTCGCGCGGCACCAGGCCACCAACAGCGCCGAACGCCTGGGAGTCCTTTTCATCAATCCGGGTGGCCCCGGAGCCAGCGGGGTGAATTTTGTCAGCACGGCCATGGACGTCTTCCCCGCGAAGATCCTCGAGCGTTTCGACATCGTCGGGTTCGATCCGCGCGGGATCGGCGCAAGCCAGCCCATCATGTGCGGCAATGCGGCTGTGCTCGAAGCGCCGCGCAGCCAGGCGGAGTTCCAGCGGCTGACAAATGCCAACCTTGCCCTGCGGCAGGACTGCCGGAATCGCAACGGCTCCCTCTTCGACCACGCCGACACCCTGAACGTCGTGCAGGACATGGACGCGCTCCGTGCCGCTCTTGGCGAGAAAAAGATCAATTACTACGGGATCTCGTACGGAACGCTCATCGGCCAGCAGTACGCCCAGAAATACGGCAAGCATGTCCGCAGCATGGTGCTCGACTCCAACATGGACCACAGCCTGACAGCCCAGGACCTGGCCGCCACGTCAGCCTCCGCGGTCGAGGACTCTCTCAAGAAATTCGCGCGGTGGTGCGAGGTCACACCGGTCTGCGCCCTGCACGGACGCAAGGTGCTGCCCCACTGGAACAAGCTCCTCGCCGCAGCAGACCGAGGCCAACTACTAACAAAGGAGGGCGACTCCGTCTCCGAATACGACGTCCTGACGGAGGCCTACAGTGACCTTGCAGATGCGAAGTGGAGCGAACTCGCCGCCTGGCTTGAACCCTTGCGCATCGGCGACGCCGACCGGAAGCCAAGCCCTGCCTCCCCTGACAATCGACAGGACGGGCAGCCCGACCTGAATGGCCGACTTGCGGTGTTCTGCCAGGACTGGAACCTGCCTATACGCAACTACCATGACTGGAAGACCCTCGTCGACGCCGAACGGGCAGCCGCCCCCCACGCGCGCTACTCCACAGAAATGCGAGAGGCCCTGCTCGGATGCATCGGCTGGCCGCAACACGTCAACAACCCCCAGCGGCCCCTGCGCCTCGGCCACGACGCGCCCACCATCCTCCTCATCAACAGCCACCACGATTCGACCACCGGCCACACATGGGCCAGCGGCGTCAACCGGCAAGCTCCGCAGAAGACCCGGCTGCTCACCTACGAAGGATCAGGACACGGCGCGTACCACCGAAGCAAGTGCACCAGGGCCGCCGTGGACGCCTACCTGCTCAAGGGCAAGCTCCCCCAGCAAGGAGCAACCTGCCCAGCGGAGTGA
- a CDS encoding MHYT domain-containing protein, whose translation MQGTVDGFTYGAVTPVVAFLMACLGSALGLRCTTRSLRTDRSWKPAWLALGAACIGSGIWTMHFIAMIGFSVSATPIRYDLTATVESLLVAIAVVAVGVFIVGHWGARPVALVAAGLVTGIGVAAMHYLGMSGLRFQGHVHYNGVVVVLSVVVAVVAATAALWAAVSIHGFLPSLGASVVMGIAVTGMHYTGMAGVRVRLSAGSYVSAEDAVAASSMFPVFLGPLLFLVIAAVVVMFDPLLILGGDWDRPAVAHGRGKNPPHAY comes from the coding sequence ATGCAGGGAACCGTCGACGGCTTCACCTACGGCGCCGTCACTCCAGTCGTCGCTTTTCTCATGGCCTGTCTGGGCAGTGCCCTGGGGCTCCGCTGCACCACCAGGTCGCTGCGGACGGACAGGTCCTGGAAGCCGGCCTGGCTGGCGCTGGGCGCGGCGTGCATCGGGTCGGGTATCTGGACCATGCACTTCATCGCGATGATCGGCTTCAGCGTTTCGGCTACGCCGATCCGCTACGACTTGACGGCGACCGTAGAAAGCCTGCTGGTGGCGATCGCCGTCGTGGCGGTCGGTGTGTTCATCGTCGGGCACTGGGGAGCGAGGCCTGTGGCGCTGGTGGCCGCGGGGCTGGTCACCGGGATCGGCGTGGCGGCGATGCACTACCTGGGAATGTCCGGCCTGCGTTTCCAGGGGCACGTGCACTACAACGGCGTGGTCGTCGTTCTCTCCGTGGTCGTGGCCGTCGTGGCTGCGACGGCCGCGCTGTGGGCGGCCGTGTCGATCCACGGGTTCCTGCCGAGCCTGGGCGCCAGCGTCGTGATGGGTATTGCTGTGACGGGCATGCACTACACGGGGATGGCCGGGGTCAGGGTGAGGCTGTCCGCCGGCTCGTATGTGTCCGCGGAGGACGCAGTGGCCGCCTCGTCCATGTTCCCCGTCTTTCTCGGCCCGTTGCTGTTCCTGGTGATCGCGGCAGTGGTAGTGATGTTCGACCCGCTGCTCATCCTCGGCGGAGATTGGGATCGGCCTGCCGTCGCACATGGGCGGGGAAAGAACCCTCCGCACGCATACTGA
- a CDS encoding transposase family protein, which produces MVGTWARAAIIGSQRITGLSPDVIAELVAEVGPLWYDRHQAVLASRPRGRAVEAGAKHKLVFVDRLLAALVHLRHGVAHDVLACWFGVDRSTITRAIGEVRPLLAARGCTVAPGTRLRSLAEVIDHLGASGQTGIIDGTEIRVRRPAAGRKDRDKFISGKNMQNAVKSMVVTDAEGRLLFCSGGRTGHRRTTSPTDRRSAAGAGSRGLPYASHSGDAPGVAHCDCPGARGIASGYGPNSRMAPSGLLFRRIPVVHACRMPHGRSATTAAGGL; this is translated from the coding sequence GTGGTGGGTACTTGGGCGCGTGCAGCGATCATTGGGAGCCAGCGGATCACCGGCTTGTCGCCGGATGTGATTGCTGAACTCGTCGCGGAGGTCGGCCCGTTGTGGTACGACCGGCACCAGGCCGTGCTTGCGTCGCGCCCCCGGGGCCGGGCGGTCGAGGCCGGGGCGAAGCACAAGCTGGTTTTCGTCGACCGGCTGCTCGCCGCCCTCGTTCACCTGCGGCACGGTGTCGCGCACGATGTGCTGGCCTGCTGGTTCGGTGTCGACCGCTCCACCATCACGCGCGCAATCGGTGAAGTGCGACCGTTGCTGGCGGCGCGCGGTTGCACCGTCGCACCCGGCACCAGGCTGCGTAGCCTCGCCGAGGTCATCGACCATCTCGGCGCGAGCGGGCAGACCGGGATCATCGACGGCACCGAGATCCGGGTGCGCCGCCCGGCCGCGGGACGCAAGGACCGGGACAAGTTCATCTCCGGCAAGAACATGCAGAACGCCGTCAAGTCCATGGTCGTCACGGACGCGGAAGGCAGGCTGCTGTTCTGCAGTGGGGGGCGGACTGGGCATCGTCGAACCACATCGCCGACTGACCGGAGGAGTGCAGCAGGAGCGGGTTCGCGCGGGCTTCCATACGCGTCCCACTCAGGCGATGCTCCGGGCGTGGCGCATTGCGATTGCCCGGGAGCACGTGGCATAGCCAGCGGCTATGGCCCGAATTCGCGGATGGCTCCTTCCGGCCTGTTGTTCCGCAGGATTCCCGTCGTACATGCTTGCCGCATGCCGCACGGGAGGTCAGCCACGACTGCTGCCGGCGGACTCTAG